A window from Acinonyx jubatus isolate Ajub_Pintada_27869175 chromosome E1, VMU_Ajub_asm_v1.0, whole genome shotgun sequence encodes these proteins:
- the RASD1 gene encoding dexamethasone-induced Ras-related protein 1 isoform X2, with translation MKLAAMIKKMCPSDSELSIPAKNCYRMVILGSSKVGKTAIVSRFLTGRFEDAYTPTIEDFHRKFYSIRGEVYQLDILDTSGNHPFPAMRRLSILTDPRHQVLSQEQNQGERGRAAGHLRQQG, from the exons ATGAAACTGGCCGCGATGATCAAAAAGATGTGCCCGAGCGACTCGGAGCTGAGTATCCCGGCCAAGAACTGCTACCGCATGGTCATCCTCGGCTCGTCCAAGGTGGGCAAGACGGCCATCGTGTCGCGCTTCCTCACGGGCCGCTTCGAGGACGCCTACACGCCCACCATCGAGGACTTCCACCGCAAGTTCTACTCCATCCGCGGCGAAGTCTACCAGCTCGACATCCTCGACACGTCCGGCAACCACCCGTTCCCCGCCATGCGGCGCCTCTCCATCCTCACTG ATCCTCGACACCAAGTCCTGTCTCAAGAACAAAACCAAGGAGAACGTGGACGTGCCGCTGGTCATCTGCGGCAACAAGGGTGA
- the MED9 gene encoding mediator of RNA polymerase II transcription subunit 9: MASAGVAAGRQAEDALPPPAEPPLPETKPLPPSQPPPPVAAPQPQQSPAPRPQSPAGVKEEENYSFLPLVHNIIKCMDKDSPDIHQDLNALKTKFQEMRKVISTMPGIHLSPEQQQQQLHSLREQVRTKNELLQKYKSLCMFEIPKE; this comes from the exons ATGGCCTCTGCCGGGGTGGCCGCCGGCCGGCAGGCCGAGGATGCGTTACCGCCGCCGGCCGAGCCGCCGCTGCCCGAGACGAAGCCGCTGCCGCCTTCGCAGCCGCCGCCTCCGGTCGCCGCGCCTCAGCCACAGCAGTCGCCGGCGCCGAGGCCTCAGTCACCTGCCGgcgtgaaggaggaggagaattaCTCCTTTTTACCTTTGGTTCACAACATCATCAAATG TATGGACAAGGACAGCCCCGACATCCACCAGGACCTGAACGCCCTCAAAACCAAGTTCCAGGAGATGCGGAAGGTCATCAGCACCATGCCCGGCATCCACCTGAGTCccgagcagcagcagcagcagctgcacaGCCTCCGAGAGCAAGTCAGGACCAAGAACGAACTTCTGCAGAAGTACAAGAGCCTCTGCATGTTTGAGATCCCCAAGGAGTAG
- the RASD1 gene encoding dexamethasone-induced Ras-related protein 1 isoform X1 translates to MKLAAMIKKMCPSDSELSIPAKNCYRMVILGSSKVGKTAIVSRFLTGRFEDAYTPTIEDFHRKFYSIRGEVYQLDILDTSGNHPFPAMRRLSILTGDVFILVFSLDNRDSFEEVQRLKQQILDTKSCLKNKTKENVDVPLVICGNKGDRDFYREVEQREIERLVGDDPQRCAYFEISAKKNSSLDQMFRALFAMAKLPSEMSPDLHRKVSVQYCDVLHKKALRNKKLLRAGSGGGDPGDAFGIVAPFARRPSVHSDLMYIREKASGGSQAKDKERCVIS, encoded by the exons ATGAAACTGGCCGCGATGATCAAAAAGATGTGCCCGAGCGACTCGGAGCTGAGTATCCCGGCCAAGAACTGCTACCGCATGGTCATCCTCGGCTCGTCCAAGGTGGGCAAGACGGCCATCGTGTCGCGCTTCCTCACGGGCCGCTTCGAGGACGCCTACACGCCCACCATCGAGGACTTCCACCGCAAGTTCTACTCCATCCGCGGCGAAGTCTACCAGCTCGACATCCTCGACACGTCCGGCAACCACCCGTTCCCCGCCATGCGGCGCCTCTCCATCCTCACTG GAGACGTGTTCATCTTGGTGTTCAGCCTGGACAACCGCGACTCTTTCGAGGAGGTGCAGAGGCTCAAGCAGCAGATCCTCGACACCAAGTCCTGTCTCAAGAACAAAACCAAGGAGAACGTGGACGTGCCGCTGGTCATCTGCGGCAACAAGGGTGATCGGGACTTCTACCGCGAGGTGGAGCAGCGCGAGATCGAGCGGCTGGTGGGCGACGACCCCCAGCGCTGCGCCTACTTCGAGATCTCGGCCAAGAAGAACAGCAGCCTGGACCAGATGTTCCGGGCGCTCTTCGCCATGGCCAAGCTGCCCAGCGAGATGAGCCCGGACCTGCACCGCAAGGTGTCGGTGCAGTACTGCGACGTGCTGCACAAGAAGGCGCTGCGGAACAAGAAGCTGTTGCGAGCCGGCAGCGGCGGCGGGGACCCGGGCGACGCCTTCGGCATCGTGGCGCCCTTCGCTCGCCGGCCCAGCGTGCACAGCGACCTCATGTACATCCGTGAGAAGGCCAGCGGCGGCAGCCAGGCCAAGGACAAGGAGCGCTGCGTCATCAGCTag